The Colius striatus isolate bColStr4 chromosome Z, bColStr4.1.hap1, whole genome shotgun sequence DNA window CTGCCTTCAATTATATTCCTCAAAATGACGGATGAAAGCCAGATTTACTCCCTATCCTCCTTTTTTTGCTCATAATTTTCTCTGTTATGAGTCTCGGCTGTGTGGGGAGAACGGGGGATGTGTTTTAGGGGGAGGATGGACTTGTATTTCAGGCACTGCAGTCTTAGCTGGGAATCTGAGCCCTGACAGACTCCGTCCCTGTCCTTGAGCAAGTTATTTCAGTGCACCAAACGAATAATGAATATTCTAGGATGCTGCCAGTCTTGGGTAGGCGTCTTTTTATCATTTCTCATCTaagtaaagaaataaagtctctcacaggagagcagagagtcTTAGCTTATGCTGGTGAGAAGATAATCACATCTACATGTGCTTGGGGACACTTTCCTACCATGGTGACAGAGCCACCTGACTTCCCATCAGTAAATGAGAAGCGGCTGAGTTTTGTGAGCGTAGATTTTCTCTGCCCTTCTGCCCAGAGGTGGTGGCTGCTCTCAGGGCTCCCTAGCAGGTGTCACCCTCACTGTCAAAGAGGATTTATCACAACTACTCCTGTAAATATGGACATACTTGAGTCAAAGATTAGTTCTGAGTAAGAGTTGCTTGGAAATTCCACCCTGTAGCAAACAGAAGCCTCTGTCCCCTGGAGAGCAGAATATCCTCTCATTATAGCAGTCTGCTGGAGAAAGATACTTGCACTGGAGGAGCCAGTTCTCCAAACATTCCCCTGGTTATTGGTGCTCCCAAGACTACCCAGGCTGTGCTAATGTCTGCTACTACCAAGACAAACTCAATTAAGAAATGCCAAAAGCTTTTCTCCTTCTTGTCTTGTGCTCAGCAGAATAATGATAAAGACCTGTGGGATCATATCTCAATTCATCCAGGGAACTGGATACATCGCCCATGGATACTCCCTTTCCTCTCATCTCTTTCCTTATCTATGATCATCTCAAATTAAGGTAGCATGGACAGCAATTAAAGTAATTCAAAGTAGCTCCAGAGAGGTACTTCATGCACTGCAGCTTACATCAGCTCCGTGTAACACTTAGACACAGCGGACTTCCAGCATTTAGCAGCCCTGACTTTTGCAGACTGTGAGCAAGTTGACTTCTTGTGTTTGCATGACGAGAGAAAGATAAGACACAAATGGGGAACCAAACCCACAGGGGAATTACCTCAGTGATTTAAGAAATCTCTCAGCAAAGTGAGTATTAGACCTGCTGTGTGCCATTTTGCCAGGTGACAGACGTCTACACCACAGTATCCCTGATCTTTTTCACTACTGCAGTCACTACCACTCACACTTTCCAGAAGTGAGAATTTACACTAATTTCCCATTTTTGTTCCACGCACTATACTATGGCATGTGATACAAAAAATGTTTATTGGactaagaataaaataaatgcaaaattaataAAAGATAAAAGGCACTTTGATGTTATAAATACCAATGTTTCTTCTTTGTACATAATCGAGGGCAACTTTTTTTCTCGACTTGTTGCAAAGTTTGCATCATACAAAAAGCTGATGACTCATAAAACACTATTTTACTTTTTGGAATAAGCTGCTGACATGTAAAGTATCTTCCTTGTGAACTGGGATTTCTAGAGGGAAACTGCCTATGGGCTATTTATTCTTGGCATAAACAGCAAGACTAGCCAGCCCCGTGGGAAGAAGAAACATGCTATAGGTGACACCCCCTTTGGAAGGTATAAATAGAGATCTGCAGCAACGACCAACCTGCAGTCTGATTCAATATCAAGCTGTGCATCTTGCTTTGGGCTTTGGGCTGGATTTGCAGCTGTCCTCACAATGAGTTGTAGTGTTAAGCAGACAACTGGCTCTCTCAGGGGCAGGACCAGTGGTGGCAGCTGTGTtattggtggtggtggtggtggtggaggagCACGGATCTCCTCGGTTTCTTCTGGAAGGTATACAACTTGTGGGATAGGTGGTAGCCGAGGGTTTTCTGGTAGAAGCTACTGTGGTGGTGTCAATTATGGAGGAGGATTGACCACTGGCAGTTTGGTTGGTGGAAACTATGGAGGTGGCTTAGGAGCCGCTGTCCTTGGAGGATGTTCAGGCATTGGATTCAGCGGTGGCAGCGCTCGCTTTGGCGGTGGCATTGGAGGTGGCCTTGGTATTGGTCTTGGTGGAGGGGTAGTTGGAGGTGGTTTTTCTGGTGATGGtattcttctttctggtgacgAAAAGGTCACCATGCAGAACCTTAACGACCGCCTGGCTTCTTACCTGGACAAGGTGAGGTGCCTGGAACAAGAAAATGCTGATCTGGAGTGCAGAATCAGGGAGTGGTATGCCAAGCAGGGCCCTTTTTGTGAGCCACGGGACTACAGCTGCTATTATAAAGAGATAGAAGATCTTCAAAACCAGGTAAAGTCATTTCTCAACCGCTTTATCCCTTTGCAAGCTTCTCCCATGGGGTTGGTTCACAGCTTAATGCAGTTGTCGCAAGTCACATTTTGTTGttgtaaaatgcttttcttaaaCAGCCATTAAGACAGTTGCCTGTAGGAAGAGCTCAAAGGTAAAACAAAACGTTGCGTGTTTGGACTGTTTCCATTGCTTTTATTCATATTTAAAGGGGAAAACGTTATCTTCATGGAATACTACTGGATTGGCTCAGTAGTCTTTTGGAATTAGGTTTGTGCCAAGGTGATTAAATAGACATATGCCAAGGAGGCAACGACAAGAGAAGTAAATAATGGGTTACAGAATTGGCAAATCTAGGGTACCTAATTGAAAATAAGAACCAAGAGCATTGCCATAGCACATTATGAGCATGCAATTTAAAATCAAAGCTGTTTGCTAAGTGCATTTGGTAAAAATTCTAGGATGTGAAAGCACAAAGAAGAATAAAGTGAAAAGAATCCAGGAAGCAGAATGAAACAGACTTGTAATTAAGTCTTGAAACAAAGCTTTTAAGTCTCTTACCCACGAAAGCGAGGTTTAGGTTTAACAGGTTACACGGACTGTGGCAGGTGCTTGATCATATTAATTATACCTCCCTGCCTCTGCATCTGAACCACGTGTTTGATCATTTTAATGCTTTCACTGTACTTCACTGAACACACACCCCTGTGACTGCTGCACTCCTCTGTTCCCCCCTGCCTGCCACTCAGTTTttaaagaaggagaaagaggttAGGTCAGGAAGCATGTGTCAGTGGGTATGCTTCAGCCTGTGGTGACAGGGAATTCAGGAGTGAATATTCTTTTTGCAGATTGTCTGCGCAACCATAGACAACAACAAGATCATTCTGAACATCGATAACAGCAGGATGACAGCTGATGACTTCCGAGTGAAGTGAGTACCCCGTGGTTGTCCTCTTCACATGTCACTCTCACTCATGGAGCTGGTGAGGAGCTCTCAGACAGTTCTCCTGTGATTCTTTGGTCCAGACATGCTGGAGGCTATGCAGAAAAGCTCTTTTATTCGTTTCCTCTAGAGTTGCCTTAATTAGTACAGTTCCAGGATGGAAATTTTGGAACAAGAAGTTGTTTCTGAATGGAGATTGGAGTTCTTCTGAAGGCAGAAGGGATCTGCAGACAGGGAGGAGCGTGGGTTCACCTAAGCTGCCATTCTGGCACGTGGTGTCTTTcaaagcttttggtttttccagTTGGAGCACAGAAACAGTTGTTGTGGTGAACAACAACTCCACCCCTGTGAAAATGCTTCAAAGGCAGCGTGAGAGCAGATTTAACAGAGTTAAATCAGACTGCTTTTCTTAGCATCCTGTTAGGCTAGTTGGGAGAATACTGTATGAGACATGGATGGTCAAATGATTAAAAGGAATAAGGAGCAAATGTTGGTGTCAGGCACTGACTACTCTTCCTTGCTTTCCCTCTCACTCCCAGGTACGAGACGGAGCTGGCCCTGCGCCAGAGTGTGGAAGCTGACATCAATGGCTTACGCCAAGTCCTGGATCAGCTGACTCTCTGCAGGTCTGACCTGGAGGCACAGCTGGAGTCGCTGCGGgaggagctctgctgcctgaAGAAGAACCACGAGGAGGTAGGGTCCTGCCCCTCTCATGTCAAAAGTATTAATCCATACAGGATCcatcactctctctctctctgtggtCCCCATCCCGGGGTGCTGTCAGGAGAGGGGCAAGTGGTTGATGGAGGCATGTGAACCAGGAGTTGTGACTGCCCTGTGGAGAGGATCTCTGCCAAGAGCTCTACTCTTGGCAAAAAAAGTtctcatcacttttttttctttctttaaaaaaaaaatgatgctatctgtgttttttttctaggaaatgAACTGTCTGAGGAAGCAATCAACTGGAGATGTGAGTGTGGAGGTCAATGCCTGCCCTGGTCCAGACCTCAGAAAGATCCTGGAGGAGATGAGGTGCCAGTATGAAACGCTGATTGAACGCAACCGCAAAGAAGTTGAGGATTGGTATGAGTGCAAGGTGAGTATAAACTTATACAGCTCTGACTCTCCCCAGCTAACACCCAGCCAATGGTTTCACAGTGATTTGTTACACAACATACTGCTACAGCATTTAGCACTGGTTTAAATGGACCAAGTGACATGGGGGATACTGCCACTCTGCATTCTTTTTATTGGGGTGACAGGAAGTGCTGCATGTTAGTGAAACTCTTTACAAAGCAGTAAGTAGTGAGAAGAGCTGGACAGCAGTACTATTGGAAGAGCAAGAGGAATGGTGAGCAGGGCTTGCACTCCATTAGGATGAGACATTTCACCCAAAGCTTTCTCATTTCatagttttgggggttttttttgccagcttctctgctctctccttaATTTCTCATGTGACTTACATTAAACATTCCCTGAACAACTTTGTTTTGTGCTGGTGGTTTTCAGATTGAGGAGGTGAATCGGGAGGTTATTACAAGCGGTCAGGAGGTAGAGACGTGCAACAACCAGGTTACCGAATTGAGACGCCAATTGCAAGCTCTGGAAATCGAtctccaggctcagctcagTCAGGTGGGTGGTGAGCTGTCTCACAGTCATGCTTTGGTGTAAGAATTTGCAGTTCAGTGCAGTGTTTCTCATGCCTGTATTGTGCCACATGTCATTCCTCAGAGGGACAACCTAGAATCTTCGCTGGCTGAGACAGAATGTCGCTACAACAATCACCTTGCTGAGCTCCAGAGTCAGATCACATGCGTGGAGCAGCAACTGGCTGATCTGCGTGCAGAAATGGAGTGCCAGAACCAAGAGTACAAGATCTTGCTGGATGTCAAATGCCGCCTGGAGCAGGAGATCCATACATACCGCTGCTTGCTGGAGGGTGGACAGCAGGACCTTCTGTAAGTAGGCTTCAAATACACCAAATGATTCAATAAAATACCTGTGCCCAGGGTGCTTTAACGTAAAAATGAAGTAAGCAACAGGTCCAGGTTGTAGTTtatctttcatttccttcactaaaatgttacttttctgTCCCTTTAGTCAGCAAGGAGGAATCGGTCAGTCCTCGGGTCTAGGAGGAGGAGTTGCAAGAACAAGTGGAATTGGAGGAGGAGGTATCATTAGAACAACCCACACTTACACTTCATCTTCCCAGATGCCATCCTGTGCAGCTGCGGAGATACAAGGTGAGAACTGTTACACATCACAGGATTTTCAGTCTTCCCTGTTCTAATGCAGCACCCACAGGCAGCAACAAAGATCTTTCATATGTAGCTTAGAGGTGCTATTTGAGGCTACTGGGAAATACATGATGTGAGGTCACAGAGGAGTGGCTACAAGTGCCCTCAGAAGCTGTGACTCTGCTAGGAAGCATGACAACTGCAAAAAGGGAAGGGGGGAAGCAGGATAGAAAGAAGGATAGAGTCAGCATGTGGGCAAGCCATAGAGAACTGGAGAAAGAGCTGACTTTAGCTCTGGGACAAAGGAAAGAGTAGGGAAAAGCAGAACGTCAAAAAACTagggcaaaaagaaagcaggaatcaTTGTAACACTGGTAGAAAATTACTGGTACTATTTCAAGGGGAAATTTCCAGCcaaacaaaagagaagagaaagagaggagaaagagagagagaaaaaaacagagataaagtggggaaaaaagagagtaagagagagtaagagaaagaaagaaggaaagaaggaaagaaagaaagaaagaaagaaagaaaggaaggaaggaaggaaggaaggaaggaaggaaggaaggaaggaaggaaggaaggaaggaaggaagagagaagatggCAACAGTTGGTCAGGCAAATGGGAGTGAGCAGGGGCATTGTTCTGGCAAGGACCTTGATGCGGTTCCCTCATTCAAGTCGCTGCTGGTGCAATGTCTGCAGCTTCCACTATTTAGCATTTTTATGTGAAAGGACAGACCATGCCCCTGCTAGCTACAAATCCCATCTGCCTGTCTGTCAGGCAACAATTAGACCTCTCCAGGAGGAAATGGTATCTATCTGAAATTCCAATTGGATTGGCTTGTTAAGTGATCACGTGTTATTGAATGACACTGTGGGAAAGAATCTATTTTTGCTATAAACAAAGTAATGTTCCCTTTGATCTCTCCAGTGCCTTGCAGAAGGATTTGTGATTAAGTGGAGAAACGAGAATGTCCAACAAGAGAGCCGTGAAGCAGAGCCGTGGATGAAGAGAAACAATATGTACTGTATGCCTCTGCAAAGAGCAAGGAACGTGCTCTTTTGTATTACTCAGCAATGCTAAGAAATATGTCAGAGGGGATGAGCTGAGCGTTGGGCCACattctgctttattttgctATTTGCTTTTTCCAGTCTGTACTGCTGCGTGTGCCCAACCACCATGACTATTGCTGGAGTTCACCCAGTAGTATGATCACTGATGTTCCTGCTGGTGAAAAAATTTCTCTAATAAAACTTTGCTTCTGCCTGATGCAATCAAGAAACCTGTGTCTGGAAACTGAGTTCCTTTAGAAAACCAGGTGCTGACCCATCACTCACAAGGGTCACCTAAACTGGTCAGAACCACACTCCACTGGGAGCAAAGCTGCTTTACTAgtgggaggcagggaatggccTTGCTGACCTTGCAGGTCTTGTCCATCTTCTCCCTGTCAAAGCCTGtagcatatcatagaatcacagaatgatggggtttggaagggacctttagagatcatccaacccccctgcagaagcaggtccacttagatcaggtcgcataggaacacgtctaGGCTggtcatgaagacctccaaggaaggagcctccacaccctccctgggcagcctgagccagggctccctcatctcacagtgaaagagttttttcttacctttaaatggaactttttgtgttccagcttcatcccatcatcccttgtcctgttgctagataccatcaaaaaaccagatgccccaacctcctgacacagaGTGTTGCACACTCTTGTATGACATCCACCAGAATCTCCACACAGCCTCATCAGGCAGATGCCTGTGTGCTTCCCACAGAAAACTGTGCTAAAACACAGTTTTAGAATAAATTTGAAAGTGAGTGATGGAATGTCTGGAGCTAGATTGCCCCAGTCTAGTGCTGACACATCTGGGCTGTGCCCTCTCATTCTTCATCATCCAGCCTGGCCCCTGTGATCAGGTTGAAGAAGAAATCTTGGTCTCCACAAGTAATTAAATTTCTGCTGATATGGTTTATATTCTGACCCATCCCTTTCATTGTATAGGAGTGTTCTCACTGGGGTAAGGACTGGAGGCAAAAGGTCTGTTTCTCATCTATTTTCACATGGTGACTTAGTCATTTGCTAATCATCCTTATTTCAAAGAGTTTCACCCTCAGTGTCAGAAACTGTTGAAAAATCATCTTTACATTAAACATACTTCCTTTGGAGAACTGGAGAGGGCAGgatgggagctgaaaaagtgcAGCTCAACAGAGAATGCAATGATGAAAAATAGCCAGCTAAGGCCTTTAGATACATAGAGCGTGTCTCAAACCTCATGAGCAAAGCAAAATCAGTCCCTGTTTTGGGCTTCGAACAGCAGCCATTGTAGCTGGTGCTGAGTCAGTGTGGACTGACATGGTAGTGTGCACCTGTCCTGACACTGACCTGCCTAGAGAAGCACGGGCAGCAGTTTGGAAACTCGGGGCCCTTGAGCACCTCTATTGGGTGCAGCCATGGGAATTGACCTCAATGAGCTTGCAGAGTCATTCTGTGTTTGGAgaattttcagtttaaagcatTATGAGCTGGAGGATTAAATTACCTGTTGATCCAAGCAGTGACCACTTTTATATACCCACTCCACCCTCAGGTTCACTGGATGTAGCTGCTGTTATTTCTGGTACACTGCAATGTGGCTGTTACAGAAAGAGTCATATTCTCTTATGAGATGAGCTGGCAGAGTAAAACTCCTGGTTACTCAGTTTCTGCCAAAAGCTGGAGGAACAGCCTGCTTTGGGAGAGGAGGAGCAAGAGTACAAAGACAAAAACGTTTGAGGACCATGTTTAGAATGTTGCACACTTTTCTTGCATCAGTTCTATAGACACTAATTTCTCTGTTGCCACACAAATAGACTTAACACAACCTGAAACACAACCTAAAGGTTTACTGAAACCTTCCAGTAAAGCAGCGTCTCCAAGGTCTGTAGGTAGCAAGGATCTGAAGAAGCTCAATCGTTAATTTCTCAGGGAGCAGGTGAAAGGTGcccttctcctgctgcagaAGACTGTTGGAGAGAACATGTCTCCATggtatttcttttatttcatctgCTAAACCTGACAGTAACCAGGAGCTAGGGCAAAATAAGGAAATGGAGCACTAgaacatcaagaagagtgtggtcagcaagtcaaaggaggttctgctgcccctctgctctgccctgccctgctgaggcctcatctggagtcccgtgtccagttgtgggctccccagctccagagggacagggaagtgctggagagaggccagcacggggccagcaagatgctcagggcactggagcatgttcctgctgaggaaaggctgtgggccctggggctgctcaggctggagaagactgagggggggatccCATTAATATTTAtcaatatctaaatggtgggtgtcaggaggttggtacAGCACTTTTTtgatgatatctagcaacaggacaagaggtgatgggatgaagctggaacacaaaaggttcaatttaagaaaaaactgttttactgttgagatgagggagccctggcacaggctgcccagggagggtgtggaggctccttccttgaaggtctttaaaacccacctggacacgttcctgtgtgacctggtctaggtgggagctgcctctgcaagggggattggactagatgatctctaaaggtgtcttccagcctccaccattctgtgattctatgatcctaacTGCAATAATGACTCAGAAGAGTGGCTATAGGTAGAAGTTTTTAAACCAAGACTCTACACTAAGTCTTCTTTAAAGATCAATTTGAACCCTTTAGAAAGTCCCAGACTTGATGCATAAATCTCTCAGTAGACATGTAAGGCCAGAGCTTCACACGAGATCAAAAGAGACACTTATCATGGTTATAATGACAAATTTCCATTGTTTGACTCCTCTGTGTATATCCCAGCTGTTCTCAGAGCTCTGGCTGAGAACCAGTCAGAAAGCAAATCTTCCCCATTCCCATTGTCTTCTCCCACTTTGTCCAGTGCACAGACAATAAAACAACCAACTGCCGCCCTTTCGGGCCTCAACCTTTCCCAGTCTAAGAGTCCTTGCAGTCTCATTTCCAAAAATACAAAGGCACTGTGCTGAAGCTCTTCCAGTTTTCAGTCTTCTGGAAACTCTAGGCAACCTACAATGCATAGAGGTTTGCTGCTTTCTCCTGGGAGCCCCAGCTGATTCCCACCAGGTCTAGGCTAGTCTTTTCTTGCGAACTGCTACTGACATCTAGCTGCTCCACCAGGTTCCCCATATTCATATCATAGGCCTTCCCACCCTTCCCACCAATCCAGCAGGTGCAAAGCATGCACTTTCACAAAGGAGCTGTCCTAAATTCCAGAGAGGTGAAAGAGACCTAATGACATGGCCATAAGGACTCTAATGATCCAGACTTTATGAAAATGCCTGTGGAAAGCCCCCAGGGGTATACAGACTCAGCTACTAAGACACTGTGATGTTGTTTGTGGACCTACAAGTTGGGATGCGTCTGGAAAGCAGCTCATGAGAAGGTAGCTTGTGATAAACAGCTCCTCAGCAGAAAACACCCTGGAAACAATCCACATATTAAAGAGCTGCAAATTATGGAGTTGCAAACCTTGGGCTGGAAACTACATTTCCATGAGATTTCCATATTTCTTTGTGCTAATGAGACAGACCCAGGAAGCTTATGAGTTCAAATAACTGAATAAAAACAGGAGGGAAAACTTAGTTTATTGTTTCAAGGTCTTCATAACAATCATTTAGTTTTGCCTTAGCTTAACTAGTGCATCCATTTCCCAAAgacaaaaagggggaaaatagGCAAGATAGAGGGCAAACGTGTGCCAGATGAAGCTCCTGGGCAAAGCTCCCTGCTAAAGGCCTGAAGCAGACAGAAATGGGTCTAATGGATAAAGCTACAGGCACACAGGGGACCAAGGTATCTCAGGAGAGCAAGACCCATCCTCTCTGTTCTCTGCAATAATTACCGCAACAGGCACGTAGACATCCTCCACTCCCACAAAAGAAGTAAGTCATTCCATGTTTCTGCCTGCATTATTCTGATGTGCTAAAATGATAACtgtggagcagaggaaggaatGTGTGCTCACTCAGGAAAGATGCTTGCTGCAGACAGCTATTGGGAAACTTCTGAAGAATCATACGCAGGACAGGCAAAGCTTCAAGCGATGCAGTATTACATCAGTTTCGGTTCATTCCTACCACCACACCCTGACTCCTATTATGTTCTCCAGTCCTAGTAATGAAAATCAAGTATTCCTTCGTAtacacaaaacattttattagAGTTTTTACCTATTCTGGGCTTTGCTCCATTGTATTTAGGGACTGAGTGGAGCCTGACTTGGAAGGAAGGGCAGAGTGACATTCAGGCGCTGCATTCTGATAGAGGAGACCTAAGTTCAACTGCAGACTCTGCCGGAGGCATCCTCTTTGTCTCTGAGTAAATCATTTTGAGCAAGTCTCTCCACACCCCTGTCTCTGGAGATATCAGCGGAATGCTGTTGGCTTTCATTGTGCCGGCTAAGTAATATCCAAGGATGCAGAGATAAAGGGAGGcatcttttaaacagaaataagaaTAAGAGCAATAAAATGATGTGCAAATCCACAGATACTAGAATACTTCAGGTCTTCACCAAGTGGGATTATTTACTTGGCATAATAATGGCTATTCCAATCCACAGTCCTGACACGGGGTGAGGATTTGACCAGCGTTCTCTGGTGAAGCAGGCTTGGAGGATTTCTAACTACAAATGgttagtttcagaaagctctGGAATGCCTGTCTCTTACTCAATGGACAGTAAAAACAGGTTGTCCCTACAGAGAATGCTGTTGCTCTTGAGTCTTAGCAAAACATCTTATGAAAGTCAGCTTAGCCTACATTTTGATGTCAGAAGAGTGGAAGGATTATTAGCTTTTAATTTCCAATGCCTAGCTAAGATTTGGAGACATTAATGACAGAGAATAGTCTCCAGTTTGTACTTAATCCAGTTTGCACGCACTGCTAGTCTCCAAATTGTACTTAATCCATCTTTTCCAAACCAGTGCAGAACTGCATTGGTCAATGATTGCTCTGCCAGCTGTATCAGCAATTCTGTCTTTACATTTCCTAGGACAGTAGTCTCAAACCTTTTATTAGAATGCAGCACCTATGAACAGAGAAATTGCCCATAGGATGTTCCCACTCCCAATCACTGTTTCAAGATACCCAGCCTtccctagaaaaaaaatcactaccCATAATGATGAAAACTGCAGAAATATCCTGCACTGAACAACAGGATATATTTAAAGTACTTTTACCTTTATGCTCTCcacataaagaaataaatccttTGTGAATTACTAGAGAGACATGATCATATATGAAGAACCTTTCATCCCTGTCCATTAAGGGATCACTCCACGGTCTCACTTGTCTTGTAGCAGCGCTCTGGAATTGTCATTTTGCCAATGGAGAGACTCAAAGGTTAATCTCCGTGTCTCTGATCTTTCTGCAAAGTTCTTACATCATTCCACATACATCATTCAAGAGTCAAACTTCAtatttatgatttctttttcatctcacGTATACTCCAACATCAGCACCTTGCACGAAACCTGCTTATTCaactcaaaataaaatgaaaataaattaatgagaGATAAAGAGCTCTTTGATGCAATAACCTTTAATGATTTCTTCCTGGTATATAATTTAGGACAGTGTTTTTCCTGGCTTAATGTTGTAAAGTTTGCATCATAAACAAAAAGCTGATGATTCATACAACATTATtgctaatgcattttttaaattagcAAGAGACATGTAAAGTATCTTCCTGGTTTACCAAGATTCTTGAAAGGAAACTTCCCTTTGAGAAATTATTCTTGGCACCAATGGCAAGAGTAGCCAGCCTTATGGGAAGAAGAAACAGCGGTGACACCCACTGTGGAAGGTATAAATAGAGTTTCACGGCAACGGACAACTCGCAGTCTGATTTAATATCAAGCTGTGCATCTTGCTTTGGGCTTCTGCTTGCATTTCCAACTGCTGTCGCCATGAGTTGCAACATTAAGGAGACGATTACTGTGTCTAGCAAAGGCAGGAGCAGTGGTGGCAGCTGTATcattggtggtggtggtggagcaCGGATTTCCTCCTATACGATAGGCAGTGGCAGAGGTTTTTCTGGAAGGAGTTACTGCGGTGGAGTGAATTATGGAGGGGGACTGAGTGTTGGTAGCTTGGCTGGTGGGAGCTATGGAGGTGGTAACTGCTATGGCAATGGCCTTGGTTTTGGCCTTGGAGGCGGTGTGGTTGTTGGTGGTCTTGGTGGCGACTGTCTGCTTTCATCCTGCGATGAGAAGGTCACCATGCAAAATCTCAATGACCGCCTGGCTTCCTATCTGGACAAGGTGAAGTGCTTGGAGAAGGAGAATGCCGAACTGGAATGCAGAATCAGAGAGTGGTATGCTACACAGGGTCTCTCCTGTGAGCCTCGGGACTACAGCTGCTATT harbors:
- the LOC104551950 gene encoding keratin, type I cytoskeletal 19, with the translated sequence MSCSVKQTTGSLRGRTSGGSCVIGGGGGGGGARISSVSSGRYTTCGIGGSRGFSGRSYCGGVNYGGGLTTGSLVGGNYGGGLGAAVLGGCSGIGFSGGSARFGGGIGGGLGIGLGGGVVGGGFSGDGILLSGDEKVTMQNLNDRLASYLDKVRCLEQENADLECRIREWYAKQGPFCEPRDYSCYYKEIEDLQNQIVCATIDNNKIILNIDNSRMTADDFRVKYETELALRQSVEADINGLRQVLDQLTLCRSDLEAQLESLREELCCLKKNHEEEMNCLRKQSTGDVSVEVNACPGPDLRKILEEMRCQYETLIERNRKEVEDWYECKIEEVNREVITSGQEVETCNNQVTELRRQLQALEIDLQAQLSQRDNLESSLAETECRYNNHLAELQSQITCVEQQLADLRAEMECQNQEYKILLDVKCRLEQEIHTYRCLLEGGQQDLLQQGGIGQSSGLGGGVARTSGIGGGGIIRTTHTYTSSSQMPSCAAAEIQVPCRRICD